The Corallococcus silvisoli genome contains the following window.
GTGGTGCACGGTGCTGCTGCGCTTCCAGGTGTCCGTCGTCTACGTGTTCGCGGGGCTGGCGAAGGTCACGAACGACTGGCTGGTGCACGCGCAGCCGCTCAACATCTGGCTGGCCGCCCGCACGGGACTGCCGTGGGTGGGGCCCCTGCTGGAGCAGCGCTGGGTGGCCTACGCGGCGGCCTGGGGCGGGATGCTCTTCGACAGCACCATCGTGCTGTTCCTGCTGTGGCGTCGCACGCGGCCCTTCGCGTACGTCGTGGTGTTGGGGTTCCACGCGGTGACGTTCGTGCTGTTCCCCATCGGGATGTTCCCCTTCATCATGGTGACGGGGGCGCTGGTGTTCTTCGACCCGTCGTGGCCGCGCGCGCTCCTCGCCCGGGTGCGGCGGCGGCCCGTCCCCGCTCCCCCAATCCCGCCCACGGCGGCGGTGGCGCCGGGCTGGAAGGGCCAGCTGGCGCTGGGGGCGGCGGCGGTCTACGCGCTCCTCCAGTTGGCGCTGCCGCTGCGCACCCACGCGTACGGGGGCAACGTGCTCTGGCACGAGCAGGGGATGCGCTTCTCGTGGCGGGTGATGACGCGGGAGAAGAACGGGAGCGCGACGTTCATGGTGCGCGACAGCGTCACCGGCCGCGAGTGGCACGTGCCGCCCAGCCAGTACCTCACGCGGCTTCAGGAGCGGGAGATGGCGGTGCAGCCGGACCTCATCCTGCAACTGGCCCACCGCATCGCCCGGGACTTCGAGGCGACCACGCACCACCCCGTGGAGGTGCGGGCCGACGTCCGCGTGTCCCTGAACGGCCGGATGTCGGAGCGGCTGGTGGACCCCACGGTGGATCTGTCGAAGGAGGAGGACGGCCTGGGACCCAAGGCGTGGATCCTCCCCGCGCCGGAGGGGCCGCCGGTGCACCTGCGTCCCACGCGCGCCTCGCAGGCGCGGAGCCCTGGCGCCTGACGTCCCGTCAGCCCAGGGTCAGCAGGGCACCGCAGACCATCAGCCCGACGCCCACGACGAGCTTCCACGACATGGGCTCGCCTAGCAGGCCCCACGCCAGCACGAGCGTGAGCGCCAGGCTGAGCTTGTCGATGGGGGCCACCCGCGAGGCGGGCGCGAGCTGGAGCGCGCGGAAGTAGGCGAGCCACGACAGGCCCGTGGCCACGCCGGAGAGCGCGAGGAAGAGGAGGGTGCGCCGGCTGAGGGTGGGGAGCGCCGCCCCCTCGCCCCGGGCCAACGCGATGGTCCAGGCGAAGGCGAGCACCACCACGGTGCGCAGGGCGGTGGCGAGCGTCGAGGGCACTCCCTCCACGCCCACCTTGCCGAGAATGGCCGTCAGCGCGGCGAAACCCGCGGAGGCCAGGGCGTAGATCCACCACGTCATGTGTGACTCCTGGGCGCGGGCCCGACTCCAGTGACGGCTCCGCCGTGCCCGTCATTCTCGCGGCTTTCAGCGCTCGCGGAAGACCGCTTCCATGTTGTTCCCGTCCGGATCCAGGACGAACGCGGCGTAATACCCGGGCGGATAACCCGTGGCGGGGTCGCGAAGTCCCGGCGGACCGTTGTCCGTGCCGCCCGCACGCCCATCACGTCCTCCACCGTGCGGCCCGCCTTCCAACACCTACTCCGTGGCCAGAGCGTGCCTGAACGCATCCCTGCCGAGCCCTGGGGGCAGCGCAGCGAGCGCGTCGGTGCCGTTCGCTACCGTGCGCAGCATGACAACCACGATTGCCGCGCGTTGGCGGCTCCGCCTCGCTGTCCATCTGGCTGGAGCGCTGTCCCTGTCTGCATGCGCCGAAGGCGCCATGTCCACGGCGAGCGGCGTCCGCAGATGGGTGGGCCCTCAGGTCACGGTCCCAGGTGGCGGGCAATTCAGGACAAACATCTTCTACGGCCCGTGGCAGTGCAGTCAGCAGCTCATGAACTACTGCCGCGATAAGTGCACCGGGGATGGATTCGCGCTCCAGGGATGCGTCTGGCTCGCGGACGTGAAGATGGACTTCGACGGCGACGTGGTCCGTGCGGGCTCCAGGTTCGGCATCACCAACTGCTGCTGTAACTATCCGGCCCTGAGCGTCAGCCAGAACGCAACGGCGCGGGGACGCTGGGAGTCCATCCGCGATGGCTTCCGCGAGCGCTGGGCAGAGAAGTTCGGCCAGTGGCCCACCGACGCCAGCGGGAACAACTATCCGGCCCACCACATCCGCGACCTCAAGCACGGCGGTAACCCGACCGACTGGGACAACATCATCCCCTATCCGTCCGAACTGCATTCCGGCCTGAATCAGGTCTACAACCAGTGCTACGCGGGACAGCCCCCGTGGACGAGCGTCGGGGGCAGCTACCCCTACGGAGAGTAGCCACATGCCGACGATGACCGAACTCCTGAACGTCGTGGCGGCCCAGCACTATCCGCACCCGCCCGCGACGGCCGCGGCGGTCGAGGCGTTCGAGCATCGCATGGGATGGCGCCTGGACCCGGACCTGCGTGCTTTCTACTCGCGTTTCGATGGAGCGAAGCTGTTCCGCGGCTCCAACGCGCCCTACCAGATCCTGCCACTCGCAGAGGTGCGTCGCGCTCGGGTGGTCATGTCCCAAGCCGACACTGACGCGGCGGGCCCCGCGTCCTGGTACGCGGTGTGCCAGCTCCAGGACAGCAACTACGTGCTCCTGGACGTGGGGCAACAGTTCGATGGGCGCTATCCCCTCCGCGATGGATATCGCGAGGGATTTCCGGACCCGTACTACTGCCCGGTCATCGCCCACTCGTTCGCGGAGTTCCTGGCGGGCGCGCTGGCGGCCGCTGGGAGGTCATACTGGCTGAAATCCATCGAAGAAGAGGGGCAGTGAGGCCAAGGCGCGGCGCCTTGCTGTCCTGCTGACGCGGTGCCGCCTGCGGCACGGGCGGCGGTGCCACCGCGCACGCACACTCCGGATTCGCTTCGGCCAACTGCTCTCGGCTTTCATCCATCAGCCGCGAAGCAACCCGACATCGCGCCCCCTGCCAGTAACACTCCCTCCAGCCTTCAAACTGCTCGGCTTTCAGCGCTCGCGGAAGACGGCTTCCATGTTGTTGCCGTCCGGATCCAGGACGAACGCGGCGTAATACCCGGGCGGATAACCCATGGCGGGGTCGCGAAGTCCCGGCGGACCGTTGTCCGTGCCGCCCGCTCGGAGGCCCGCCGCGTGGAAGGCGTCGACCTGGGCGCGGCTTCCTGCCGCGAAGGCCGTGTGCTGCTTCACACCAGGAGGATGGAAGCGATCAATCCAGAAGACGGGATGGGCGCGGCCGTAACCAATGCCGTCGCTGCCCTCGCCCTCTGGAAGCTGCATGACCCGGTGGAGGCCGAGCGCGCCCAGCGCCGCGTCGTAGAAGGCGGCGGAGCGGGCCATGTCCGCCACCCCGATGCCCGTGTGGTCGATCATTGAGGCCATCCCACTCCACGCGGGCTGGCCGCTCCAGTCCGCTCACGCCGCCTGTGTCCCTGTCCCAACGGTCGGCCGGACAATCACCTCATCCACGTCCGCGGGTGACTCCAGCGTGAAGCCACTCGCGCGGGTGGGCCCGGGCGGATCCACGACGGTCGCGCCATCCTGGAGGGAGGGGCAGGCATGCCGCGCGAACGCCTGTCGGTCCACATCGCGGGCCCTGTCGTCCGGTCCTGGACCGCCCCAAGGGATGAAAGTCGCGCCGCCCCCTGTCCAATGCCCTCGTCCGTCACCAGTTCCCTGGGGCGGAATGGATCCATCGCGGGGGGGCATCAATGTCGGGATTGGGGGACGAGGGATTGCCGGAGCTCATTCCGGACAGACCGTCGTCGCGCCTGCCGGGGTTTCACCGTCGCGACATGGATTCGCGGTGGCGGGAACTGGCGCGGCGAGGCGACGTCTCACCGGAGGACCTGCGGGTGCTGCGGGCCTTGGGCACGCCCTCCTTCGACATCGTCAACCAGATGATCGAGAACGCGGTGGGGGTGTTCGCCCTGCCGCTGGGTCTGGGATTGAACCTCACCGTCAACGGGTGTGATCACCTGGTGCCCATGGCGGTGGAGGAGCCGTCGGTGGTGGCCGCGGTGTCGTTCGCGGCGAAGGTGGTGCGCGAGGCGGGCGGCTTCACCGCGGACGCGGACCCCTCCCTGATGATTGGTCAGGTGCAGCTCACCCGCTACGGCGTGCCGGAGGTCGCCCGGGAGCGCCTGCTGGCGGCCCGGGAGCAGCTGCTCGCCCTGGCCAACAGCTTCCACCCGGCGCTCCAGCGGCGGGGCGGCGGCGCGCGCGACGTGCAGGTGCGCATCCTGCCCGCGCCCGAGGGCCCGCAGGGTGAACCGCTCTTCATCGTGCACCTCGTGGTCGACACGCGGGAGGCCATGGGCGCCAACCTCATCAACACCATGGCGGAGGGCGTGGCGCCGCTCATCGAGCAGCTCACCGGAGGCCGCGTCTTCGTGCGCATCCTCTCCAATCTGGCCGACCAGCGGCTGGCGCGCGCCTCCTGCCGCATCCCAGTGGAGGCGCTGGCGGACTTCGACCTGCCGGGCGAGGACATCGCGGAGGGCATCCTCCAGGCGAGCCGCTTCGCGGAGGCCGACCCCTACCGCGCCGCCACGCACAACAAGGGCGTGATGAACGGCATCGACGCGGTGGCCATCGCCACCGGCCAGGACTGGCGGGCCATCGAGGCCGGCGCGCACGCCTATGCGTGCCGCAAGGGCCGCTACGGTCCGCTGTCGCGCTGGACGCTGGAGCAGGGCCACCTGGTGGGGCGCATCGAACTGCCGCTGGCGCTGGGCATGGTGGGCGGGCCCATCCAGGTGCACCCCGGCGCCCAACTGGGCCTCAAGCTGCTTCGCGTCGGCTCCGTGCGCGAGCTGGCCATGGTGTTCGCGGCGGTGGGGCTGGCGCAGAACTTCGCGGCGGTGCGCGCCCTGGGGTCGGTGGGCATCCAGAAGGGCCACATGGCGCTGCACGCGCGGTGTGTCGCGGTCACCGCGGGCGCGCGCGGCATGGACGTGGAGAAGGTGGCGGTGCTGCTCGTGGAGCGCGGCAGCGTCAAGGTGGAGACCGCGCGGGAGATCCTCGCCTCCCTCCAGGAGGCTCCCGCGCCATGAACGAGCCGGCGGGGGACGCGCCCTCCGTATTCACCAGGTGGGCCTCGGGTGTGCACCGGCACCGGGGCCGGGTGCTGGCGGGCACCCTCGCGCTCCTGGCCGCGGCGCTCTGGCTGCTGCTCCAGGGAGGGGCGCTCACCACGGGGACCATCGACGGCATCGAGGCCGCGCGGGCCGAGTCGCTGGCCCGGGGCGCCGCCGCGGGGTCGAACGACCAGACCCTGGCCGTCATCTTCCACCGCGACGACTGGACGGCGGAGGACCCGCGCTTCACCCAGGCGGTGACGCAGGTGCTGGCGCGCGTGGGGCGGCTGCCGGAGGTCGAATCGGTGGTGTCGCCCGTGGACGCGCCGCCGGCCATCCGCGCCCGCTTCGTGGCGAAGACGGGGCATGACCTGCTGGCGCTGGTGCGGCTCAAGGGCGGTGAGCGCGAGGCGACCGCCGCGTTCCCCGCCGTGCGGGAGGCGCTGGAGGATCCCCGCTTCCAGACGACGCTCACCGGCAAGGTGGCCTTCCTGGACGCGCTGAACCAGCTGCTGGAGCACGACCTGCTGCGCGCGGAGCTGCTCTCGTTCCCGCTGGCGCTGGTGGTGCTGCTGTGGGTGTTCCGGACGGTGGTGGCGGCCGTGCTGCCGCTGGTGGTGGGCGGGCTGGCGGTGCTCTGCGGCGTGGCGGGCGTGCTGCTGCTGTCGCGGTACACCAACATGGCCCAGTACACGCTCAACGTGGTGTCGCTCATCGGGTTGGGCGTGGCCATCGACTACTCGCTCTTCATCGTGAGCCGCTTCCGCGCGGAGCTCGCCGCGGGACTCACGACGGAGCGGGCCTTGATGCGCACGCTGGACACCGCCGGGAGGGCGGTGGCGTTCTCCGGGCTGGCCGTCGCCGTGGGGCTGGGCGGGCTGCTCTTCTTTCGCGGCTCCTACCTGAGCGCCATGGGGCTGGGGGGCGCGCTGGTGGTGGCCTTCGCCGTGCTCTTCGCGCTCACGGTGTTGCCCGCGCTGCTCTCGTGGCTGGGGCCGAGGGTGGACCGGGGGAGGCTGCCGTTCACACGCGGAGCGGGGCGCGGCGGCCTCTGGCATGCGCTGGCCACCTGGGTGATGCGGCATCCCTGGTGGGTGCTGTTGCCCACGCTCGCGCTCCTGCTGGCCATGGGGCTGCCGTTCCGGCGGCTGGAGCTGGCGGCCACGGACATCACGGCGCTGCCCGAGGACACGCCGGCGCGCCAGGGCGCGGAGCGGCTGGCCCGCCTGTTCCCGCGTGAGGCCGCCACGCGTGTACTGGTGGCGGTGGAGTTTCCGTCGGGGAACCCCCTGACGCCGGAGCGCGCCGGAGCCCTCTTCGATGCCAGCCGCCGCATCGCGGCCCTGCCCGGCGTGCTGGGCGTGGAGAGCGCGGTGGACCTGGTGCCCGGGATGGATCGCGCGACGGTGCAGCGGCTCGCGGCGGCGCCTCCCCAGGCGATGCCACCGGAGCTGGCCGCCTCCCGGGCCGCGTACCTCACCGGGAGCGTGGCGGTGATGCAGGTGCTGACGTCCGCGCCGCCCAGCAGCCGCGAGGCGCGGGACCTGGTCCGGACGCTGCGCGAGAACCGCGTCGTGGGCGATGGTCGTTGGGTGGTGGGGGGCCAGACGGCCACGGACGTGGACGCCGGGGCCTTCGTGCGCCACCACACGCCCGCGGCGGTGGGGTTCGTGATGGGGATGACGTGCCTGGTCCTCTTCGTGCTGCTGCGCTCGGTGGTGCTGCCGCTGAAGGCGCTCCTGATGAACGTGCTGTCGCTGGCCGGGTCGTTCGGGGCGCTGGTGTGGATCTTCCAGGAGGGACACCTGCACCGGCTGCTGCGCTTCGAGCCCGGCCCCATCGAACCGTCGCTGCCCATCCTGCTCTTCTGCGCCCTGTTCGGCCTGTCCATGGACTACGAGGTGCTGCTGCTCAGCCGGATCCGCGAGGAGTGGCTGCGCACGGGGGACAACACCCACGCCGTGGCCGAGGGGCTGGAGCGGACCGGCGGGCTCATCACCAGCGCGGCGGCCATCATGGTGGCCGTGTTCGCGGCCTTCTCGCTGGCGTCGGTGGTGGTGGTGAAGGCGATGGGAGTGGGCATGGCCATCGCGGTCGCGCTGGATGCGACGCTGGTCCGCGTGCTCATCGTCCCCGCGATGATGCGCCTGATGGGGGACCTGAACTGGTGGGGGCCCGGTCATCGCGGGCGTCCGCACGTGCGGGCGGAGGGGACGGAGGTGAGGCCATGAACGCGCGGGACCTGGGATGGGCGGCGGCGGGGGCGGCGGCGCTCGGTCTGTTGATGCACGGGCACCTGGGGCTGATGGCGGGCGTCCGGCGGCGCCCGGCGCCTTCCGGGAAGCGGTTCGACCCGCCGTCGGTGACGGTCATCCGCCCCATCCGCGGCCTGGACGTGGAGGCGCGCGCCAACGTGCGCGCGCTGCTCGACCTGGACTACCCCGGCGAGTGGGAGGTGCTCTTCATCTTCGACAGCGAGGACGACCCGGCGTTCGCTCCCACGCGGGAGGAGGTGGGCTCGCACCCGACGCGCGCGAAGCGGGTGGCGCTCATCGTGGCGGGCGAGCCCCCGGAGGGGATGACGGGCAAGCTCAACGCCATGCAGGTGGGGGTGGCCCGGGCCCGGGGAGACCTGCTGGCCTTCAGCGACTCGGATACGCGCCCCGAACCCGGCGGCCTGACGGCGCTGGTGGGGGCCCTGCTGGAGGACGCGCGCACGGGCGCCACGTTCGCGCCGGTGTACGCGGCGGCGGACACGCCCCTCGCGGGCGACGTGGGCTACGGGCTGCTGGTGAACGCGTGGTACGGCGCGTCGGTGGCGCGCACGGCGGGGCCGGATGGCGCGCTGCCCTTCATCATGGGGCAGCTGATGGTCTTCCGCCGCGAAGCGCTCGCGGCCATCGGGGGCGTGGGCTGCGCCGCCGGGCAGTTCGTGGATGACATGTACCTGGGGCGCCGGCTGCACGAGGCCGGGTGGAAGAACCGCGTCATCCACGCGCCCCTGCGCATCGTCACGGGGAACCTGGAGCTGCGCGCCTTCCTGCGCATCTTCCGGCGGTGGATCCTCT
Protein-coding sequences here:
- a CDS encoding VOC family protein, translated to MASMIDHTGIGVADMARSAAFYDAALGALGLHRVMQLPEGEGSDGIGYGRAHPVFWIDRFHPPGVKQHTAFAAGSRAQVDAFHAAGLRAGGTDNGPPGLRDPAMGYPPGYYAAFVLDPDGNNMEAVFRER
- a CDS encoding MMPL family transporter; this encodes MNEPAGDAPSVFTRWASGVHRHRGRVLAGTLALLAAALWLLLQGGALTTGTIDGIEAARAESLARGAAAGSNDQTLAVIFHRDDWTAEDPRFTQAVTQVLARVGRLPEVESVVSPVDAPPAIRARFVAKTGHDLLALVRLKGGEREATAAFPAVREALEDPRFQTTLTGKVAFLDALNQLLEHDLLRAELLSFPLALVVLLWVFRTVVAAVLPLVVGGLAVLCGVAGVLLLSRYTNMAQYTLNVVSLIGLGVAIDYSLFIVSRFRAELAAGLTTERALMRTLDTAGRAVAFSGLAVAVGLGGLLFFRGSYLSAMGLGGALVVAFAVLFALTVLPALLSWLGPRVDRGRLPFTRGAGRGGLWHALATWVMRHPWWVLLPTLALLLAMGLPFRRLELAATDITALPEDTPARQGAERLARLFPREAATRVLVAVEFPSGNPLTPERAGALFDASRRIAALPGVLGVESAVDLVPGMDRATVQRLAAAPPQAMPPELAASRAAYLTGSVAVMQVLTSAPPSSREARDLVRTLRENRVVGDGRWVVGGQTATDVDAGAFVRHHTPAAVGFVMGMTCLVLFVLLRSVVLPLKALLMNVLSLAGSFGALVWIFQEGHLHRLLRFEPGPIEPSLPILLFCALFGLSMDYEVLLLSRIREEWLRTGDNTHAVAEGLERTGGLITSAAAIMVAVFAAFSLASVVVVKAMGVGMAIAVALDATLVRVLIVPAMMRLMGDLNWWGPGHRGRPHVRAEGTEVRP
- a CDS encoding HTTM domain-containing protein; its protein translation is MTDAPGAGGVTSSRPVARVWAWLLSPRDIAALAAFRVALGLLIAVSAVRFLAYGWVGVLFAQPRFRFTYWGFGWVPVIPGPWMPALFVALGVLGVLLMVGLFYRVTVVLLFAVFAYVQLLDVTNYLNHYYLVSLLLALLCFVPAHRAFSVDAWRKPALRSDWLPAWCTVLLRFQVSVVYVFAGLAKVTNDWLVHAQPLNIWLAARTGLPWVGPLLEQRWVAYAAAWGGMLFDSTIVLFLLWRRTRPFAYVVVLGFHAVTFVLFPIGMFPFIMVTGALVFFDPSWPRALLARVRRRPVPAPPIPPTAAVAPGWKGQLALGAAAVYALLQLALPLRTHAYGGNVLWHEQGMRFSWRVMTREKNGSATFMVRDSVTGREWHVPPSQYLTRLQEREMAVQPDLILQLAHRIARDFEATTHHPVEVRADVRVSLNGRMSERLVDPTVDLSKEEDGLGPKAWILPAPEGPPVHLRPTRASQARSPGA
- a CDS encoding EamA family transporter, producing MTWWIYALASAGFAALTAILGKVGVEGVPSTLATALRTVVVLAFAWTIALARGEGAALPTLSRRTLLFLALSGVATGLSWLAYFRALQLAPASRVAPIDKLSLALTLVLAWGLLGEPMSWKLVVGVGLMVCGALLTLG
- a CDS encoding hydroxymethylglutaryl-CoA reductase, degradative, giving the protein MPDRPSSRLPGFHRRDMDSRWRELARRGDVSPEDLRVLRALGTPSFDIVNQMIENAVGVFALPLGLGLNLTVNGCDHLVPMAVEEPSVVAAVSFAAKVVREAGGFTADADPSLMIGQVQLTRYGVPEVARERLLAAREQLLALANSFHPALQRRGGGARDVQVRILPAPEGPQGEPLFIVHLVVDTREAMGANLINTMAEGVAPLIEQLTGGRVFVRILSNLADQRLARASCRIPVEALADFDLPGEDIAEGILQASRFAEADPYRAATHNKGVMNGIDAVAIATGQDWRAIEAGAHAYACRKGRYGPLSRWTLEQGHLVGRIELPLALGMVGGPIQVHPGAQLGLKLLRVGSVRELAMVFAAVGLAQNFAAVRALGSVGIQKGHMALHARCVAVTAGARGMDVEKVAVLLVERGSVKVETAREILASLQEAPAP
- a CDS encoding glycosyltransferase, producing the protein MNARDLGWAAAGAAALGLLMHGHLGLMAGVRRRPAPSGKRFDPPSVTVIRPIRGLDVEARANVRALLDLDYPGEWEVLFIFDSEDDPAFAPTREEVGSHPTRAKRVALIVAGEPPEGMTGKLNAMQVGVARARGDLLAFSDSDTRPEPGGLTALVGALLEDARTGATFAPVYAAADTPLAGDVGYGLLVNAWYGASVARTAGPDGALPFIMGQLMVFRREALAAIGGVGCAAGQFVDDMYLGRRLHEAGWKNRVIHAPLRIVTGNLELRAFLRIFRRWILFSEAGLPWAFARPNWVRGLVGWLSWGGLVTAASRRAWGPAALAALPIGFSVWSQLRLQRACHGPRVAPRHFWVPAVLPLLGAGVALSTRLSRDVDWRGRGYRLDAKARLGEAQPARASV
- a CDS encoding SMI1/KNR4 family protein yields the protein MTELLNVVAAQHYPHPPATAAAVEAFEHRMGWRLDPDLRAFYSRFDGAKLFRGSNAPYQILPLAEVRRARVVMSQADTDAAGPASWYAVCQLQDSNYVLLDVGQQFDGRYPLRDGYREGFPDPYYCPVIAHSFAEFLAGALAAAGRSYWLKSIEEEGQ